In Electrophorus electricus isolate fEleEle1 chromosome 1, fEleEle1.pri, whole genome shotgun sequence, a single window of DNA contains:
- the LOC113587148 gene encoding potassium voltage-gated channel subfamily A member 7, which translates to MDSHRKGGGTGERKHCSGEEVRERPESNKSSKERRNQAEKGEKEPWEGRRSGGWALSERLAINVSGMRYETQLRTLAQFPDSLLGDPRRRLRYFDPLRNELFLDRNRFCFDAILYFYQSGGRLRRPANVPLDIFMDELRFYELGDDIMTRFKEDEGFPKEEVKLLPERPLQRKLWMLFEHPDSSSGARIIAIVSVMVIVVSIVIFCLETLPEFRTEKEHNLHQPHAATPNGTMLPPLSSSPFADPFFMVETMCICWFSFELLMRFACCPSKMQFFKDVMNIIDFFAIVPYFVTLWTELVQSPGGTPSMSLAIIRVIRLVRVFRIFKLSRHSKGLQILGQTLKASLRELALLIFFLFIGVILFSSAVYFAEVDNQGTAFTSIPEAFWWAVVSMTTVGYGDMYPETVGGKLVGSMCAIAGVLTISLPVPVIVSNFSYFYHREMECEDSQEYTHVSTTLWEKDDDSEAEGEIEGEEGSEVSLSDYEPLEAGEVYRGICVPMNEALLAGLYAGQAGDQRMGNVCFREQLVTQV; encoded by the exons ATGGACAGCCACCGGAAGGGCGGCGGCACAGGGGAGAGGAAGCACTGCAGTGGTGAGGAGGTCAGGGAGCGCCCGGAGAGCAACAAGAGTAGCAAGGAGCGTCGCAACCAGGCGGAGAAGGGCGAGAAGGAGCCATGGGAAGGCCGGCGTAGCGGGGGATGGGCGCTGAGCGAGCGGCTGGCCATCAATGTGTCGGGCATGCGCTACGAAACGCAGCTGCGCACGCTGGCCCAGTTCCCGGACTCGCTCCTGGGTGACCCACGGCGGCGCCTCCGCTACTTCGACCCACTGCGCAACGAGCTCTTCCTGGACCGGAACCGGTTCTGCTTCGACGCCATTCTCTACTTCTACCAGTCGGGCGGACGGCTGCGCCGGCCTGCCAATGTCCCGCTGGACATCTTCATGGATGAGCTGCGGTTCTATGAGCTGGGGGACGACATCATGACTCGTTTCAAGGAGGACGAGGGCTTCCCGAAGGAGGAGGTCAAGCTGCTGCCCGAGCGCCCTCTGCAGAGGAAGCTGTGGATGTTGTTCGAGCACCCGGATTCGTCCAGCGGCGCCCGCATCATTGCCATCGTCAGTGTCATGGTCATCGTGGTCTCCATCGTCATCTTCTGCCTGGAGACCCTGCCTGAGTtcaggacagagaaagag CACAACTTGCACCAGCCCCACGCTGCCACACCCAACGGCACCATGCTACCACCTCTGTCCTCGTCTCCCTTCGCTGACCCCTTCTTCATGGTGGAGACCATGTGCATCTGCTGGTTCTCCTTCGAGCTGCTCATGCGTTTTGCCTGCTGTCCCAGCAAGATGCAGTTCTTCAAAGATGTCATGAACATCATCGACTTCTTCGCCATCGTCCCCTACTTCGTCACGCTGTGGACGGAGCTCGTTCAGTCCCCAGGGGGCACGCCCAGCATGTCTCTGGCCATCATCAGGGTCATCCGTCTGGTGAGGGTCTTCCGGATTTTCAAGCTGTCGCGTCACTCCAAGGGTCTGCAGATCCTGGGTCAGACACTGAAGGCAAGCCTGAGGGAGCTCGCCCTGctcatcttcttcctctttaTCGGAGTCATCCTCTTCTCCAGCGCCGTCTACTTCGCTGAGGTTGACAACCAGGGCACGGCCTTTACCAGCATCCCCGAGGCCTTCTGGTGGGCCGTGGTCTCCATGACGACAGTCGGCTACGGCGACATGTACCCGGAGACCGTGGGTGGGAAGCTGGTGGGGTCCATGTGCGCTATTGCCGGCGTGCTGaccatctctctgcctgtgcCCGTCATTGTGTCCAACTTCAGCTACTTCTACCACCGCGAGATGGAGTGCGAGGACAGCCAGGAGTACACGCACGTCAGCACCACGCTCTGGGAGAAGGACGATgacagtgaggcagagggcgagATCGAGGGCGAGGAAGGCTCAGAGGTGTCCCTGAGCGACTACGAGCCCTTGGAGGCTGGGGAGGTTTACAGGGGCATCTGCGTGCCCATGAATGAGGCCCTTCTGGCTGGGCTGTATGCGGGACAGGCAGGGGATCAGAGGATGGGCAACGTCTGCTTTCGGGAGCAGCTGGTCACCCAGGTGTAA